From Thermodesulfovibrionales bacterium, one genomic window encodes:
- a CDS encoding HDOD domain-containing protein yields MTEPLRLLVQKIPKLPTLPHIAREMLDRMSDDMVSVRRLEEVIENDPAMSAKILSVSNSAFFGLETPNTSVSGAIMRIGFNNVRNIALGVALMTVLDRERHEQPLDGRRIFRHSVAVAMVSKLLSDDLKFGNRDEVFVYGMLHDLGFLVMNNFFPDHYRRVMDEFAGETSLIEAEKKVLACSHADVGAWLAYQWNLPGAVSAAIRYHHAPALAHDEARKLTALVHVADWITSRSPFNVTEKGPSYPLEPSSLTLLGIGKKDLADIERGIDRNIFSRGLFDL; encoded by the coding sequence TCCCGAAGCTTCCTACCCTTCCCCATATCGCACGGGAAATGCTGGACCGTATGAGTGATGATATGGTGTCCGTCAGAAGGCTGGAAGAGGTCATAGAGAATGACCCGGCGATGTCGGCGAAGATCCTGAGCGTATCGAACTCGGCGTTCTTTGGGCTTGAAACCCCGAACACCTCCGTCTCCGGCGCAATCATGAGGATAGGGTTTAACAATGTCAGGAATATTGCCCTTGGAGTAGCGCTCATGACGGTCCTCGACAGGGAGCGGCATGAGCAGCCGCTCGATGGCAGGCGGATCTTCAGACATTCCGTTGCTGTGGCTATGGTCTCAAAGCTTCTGTCCGATGATCTCAAGTTCGGCAACCGGGACGAGGTCTTTGTCTACGGCATGCTCCACGATCTCGGGTTTCTCGTCATGAATAATTTTTTCCCCGACCACTACCGAAGGGTAATGGATGAGTTTGCCGGCGAGACCTCGCTCATTGAAGCAGAGAAGAAGGTCCTGGCCTGCTCCCATGCAGACGTAGGCGCATGGCTTGCCTACCAGTGGAATCTGCCGGGAGCGGTATCGGCGGCGATACGCTATCACCATGCTCCGGCCCTTGCCCATGATGAAGCACGGAAACTCACGGCACTCGTCCACGTGGCAGACTGGATTACGAGCAGGAGTCCCTTCAATGTTACGGAGAAGGGACCATCTTATCCTTTGGAACCTTCATCTCTCACACTCCTCGGCATAGGAAAGAAGGATCTGGCTGATATCGAAAGGGGGATCGACAGGAACATCTTCTCCCGCGGTCTCTTTGATCTATGA